A single Cyclopterus lumpus isolate fCycLum1 chromosome 15, fCycLum1.pri, whole genome shotgun sequence DNA region contains:
- the wapla gene encoding wings apart-like protein homolog, translating to MTSRFGKTYNRKGGEANSKFDEVFSNKKPTLTTKWGETTYKAQLGAKRPTLKPEVSELSKRPRLEDSNSDEDPFGFDSDDESKAVTTHSVSQVGVNEEAVTKTTAVQSGGTVTSAQGSANSKAKFTTKQTSEESTVKNNQHRYKSTPNSNQKPASLSNTVPSDKQNFSAPQRPISSTPNIVTSVKLSIDAPGGSRDFQTSSSYNEFRLEDKKSDQLEPPPQPVDSLPPSPFTLRASNCKKYLRPNQSKKTSFELAENNGNKPTETASAHDKPNSALSASASSTAANAKPAAKPTGRGGGRVRDYTVLHPSCLSVCNVTIQDSIERSIDELVTPAAPADLGESSQMKKKSDAAASKSTRFRPTQTKTKKTKTETKLEFFGFEDQGGGEGPEGDMAGKSSYKIKYFGFDDLSESDSDEENSQAKEKKAKKAAAALAALSSGVDSPHTSDSQDSQASSNTDGFDFADDSSPGGAEGQKGRSGKSSDKSKDTASGLKKIFSGPKKSPAKAVYNARHWNQPEPEEMPVPPLSRSQTAPPILSSSSKDSNSHKDDGLFKAPPPPPKVIKSETIPTRLNQDIVTALKCRKEHKELYTVVQHVKHFNDVVEFGENQEFTDDFEYLETGLKSSQPLNTRCLSVISLATRCAMPGFRMHLRARGKVAQVFKMISDAPQHPNLALCTAALMYILSRDRLNMDLDRACLELMIKLLELDQDCPADQEQLTPKEVEKVKEKIRKLCETVHNKHLDLENITTGHLAMETLLSLTSKRAGDWFKEELRLLGGLDHIVDKVKECVENLSQEDDKENLVASLWGAERCLRVLESVTVQNPENQGYLIAYKDSQLIVSSARALRYCEDMIQRYSRALNNSSLSLSGAALPHCSFSNVGKAVEDCMRAIIGVLLNLTHDNEWGSTKTGEQEQLTVTALNCVLRVPRYIPQEQRFDVRVLGMGLLINLVEYSSRNRHCLVDMEYIVDDTCLEDRLMQPADPTPSDAAAAPAPPSTAETQGEEAVKPRASGALAALVQFFLERERAAILAEAKTDDIITEAPKPALDQSGEWQETSGEIQWVAAEPTDGQTENKDNEKKEEEDEELDLNKALQHAGKHMEDSIVASYTALLLGCLCQGSQINVTTVRENLPKGDFSIMTEMLKKFLSFMNLTCAMGTTGQKSITRVIDYLEHC from the exons ATGACATCCAGATTCGGTAAAACATACAACCGCAAGGGAGGGGAGGCTAACTCTAAATTTGACGAGGTCTTCTCCAATAAAAAGCCCACACTGACCACCAAATGGGGGGAGACCACCTACAAGGCTCAGTTGGGGGCCAAAAGGCCTACTTTAAAACCGGAAGTTTCTGAGCTTTCCAAAAGGCCCAGGCTTGAGGACAGCAACAGTGACGAAGACCCATTTGGGTTTGACAGTGATGATGAGTCGAAGGCTGTAACTACTCACAGCGTATCCCAGGTGGGAGTCAATGAAGAAGCAGTGACAAAGACCACTGCAGTGCAGAGCGGTGGGACTGTCACTTCTGCACAGGGCTCTGCAAACTCAAAAGCCAAGTTCACAA CCAAGCAAACATCTGAAGAGAGCACTGTTAAAAATAACCAGCACAGGTACAAAAGTACACCCAATAGCAACCAAAAACCTGCATCTTTGTCCAACACAGTCCCCTCTGATAAACAGAACTTCTCAGCGCCACAGAGGCCAATCTCCTCCACTCCTAACATAGTCACCTCCGTTAAACTGTCCATTGATGCACCAGGTGGGAGCAGAGACTTCCAGACCTCTTCCTCTTACAATGAATTTCGATTGGAAGATAAGAAAAGTGATCAGTTGGAGCCTCCACCACAACCAGTGGACAgccttcctccttctccattCACCCTAAGGGCCTCAAACTGCAAGAAATACCTGCGACCCAACCAGTCTAAGAAAACATCCTTTGAATTGGCTGAAAACAATGGCAACAAGCCCACTGAAACAGCGAGTGCCCATGATAAACCGAACAGTGCCCTTTCTGCTAGCGCAAGTAGTACAGCTGCCAATGCTAAACCAGCAGCCAAGcccacaggaagaggaggcgggcGGGTACGAGACTACACGGTTCTGCacccttcctgtctgtcagtgtgCAACGTCACCATCCAGGATTCAATTGAGCGGAGCATTGATGAACTAGTCACCCCAGCTGCCCCTGCTGACCTTGGAGAATCAAGCCAGATGAAGAAGAAGTCAGATGCTGCCgcatccaaatctactag GTTCAGACCCACCCAGACAAAGACCAAGAAAACCAAGACTGAGACCAAGCTAGAGTTTTTTGGCTTTGAGGACCAGGGGGGCGGGGAGGGTCCAGAAGGTGACATGGCAGGCAAGAGTAGCTACAAGATCAAGTACTTTGGCTTCGACGACCTGAGTGAAAGTGACAGCGATGAGGAGAACTCTCAGGCCAAAGAGAAGAAGGCCAAGAAGGCGGCTGCAGCCTTAGCTGCTCTGAGCTCCGGAGTGGACAGCCCTCACACCAGTGACTCTCAGGACAGTCAGGCCAGCAGCAATACAG ATGGATTTGACTTTGCtgatgactccagtcctggcggCGCTGAGGGGCAGAAAGGACGCTCAGGAAAGTCAAGTGACAAATCCAAGGACACTGCTAGTGGCCTCAAAAAGATCTTTAGCGGCCCCAAAAAG TCTCCTGCTAAAGCTGTGTACAACGCTCGCCACTGGAACCAACCTGAGCCTGAAGAGATGCCTGTGCCTCCACTTTCTCGATCTCAAACTGCTCCG cCAATTTTATCAAGCAGCAGCAAGGACAGCAACTCTCATAAAGATGATGGCTTGTTCAAAGCCCCTCCTCCGCCGCCCAAAGTCATTAAGTCAGAGACCATCCCCACGCGACTCAACCAGGATATTGTCACTGCGCTCAAATGCAGGAAGGAGCACAAGGAG CTGTACACGGTGGTGCAGCATGTGAAACACTTCAATGACGTCGTGGAGTTTGGAGAGAATCAAGAGTTCACAGATGATTTTGAATACCTGGAGACGGGGCTGAAGAGCAGTCAGCCACTCAACACAAGATGCCTTAG TGTAATCAGCCTGGCAACACGGTGTGCCATGCCTGGTTTCAGGATGCACCTGCGGGCCAGAGGGAAAGTGGCGCAGGTCTTCAAAATGATCAGTGATGCTCCACAACACCCG AACCTTGCTCTGTGCACCGCTGCGCTGATGTACATCCTGAGTCGGGACCGTCTTAACATGGATCTGGACAGGGCCTGTCTGGAGCTTATGATCAAGCTGCTGGAGCTGGACCAGGACTGCCCAGCTGACCAGGAACAGCTCACCCCAAAAGAGGTGGAAAAGGTCAAGGAGAAGATCAGGAAGCTGTGTGAGACGGTGCACAACAAGCACCTCGACTTGGAGAATATCACG ACGGGCCACCTTGCCATGGAGACAttgctctctctcacctccaAGAGAGCAGGAGATTGGTTCAAAGAAGAGCTGCGACTCCTCGGCGGTTTGGACCATATTGTAGACAAAG TCAAAGAGTGTGTGGAGAACCTGAGCCAAGAGGATGACAAGGAGAACCTCGTGGCGTCTTTATGGGGGGCGGAGAGGTGTCTGAGAGTACTTGAGAGT GTGACAGTGCAGAACCCAGAAAACCAGGGTTACTTGATTGCCTACAAAGACTCACAGCTCATCGTGTCCTCTGCCAG AGCGTTGCGCTACTGTGAGGATATGATTCAGCGATACAGCAGGGCGTTAAACAACAGCTCTCTGTCATTGTCGGGGGCAGCGCTGCCCCACTGCAGCTTTAGTAACGTGGGCAAGGCTGTGGAGGACTGCATGAGGGCCATCATAGGAGTGCTGCTCAACCTTACCCACGACAATG AGTGGGGGAGCACTAAGACGGGTGAGCAGGAACAGCTAACCGTAACCGCTCTGAATTGCGTCCTCCGAGTTCCACGCTACATCCCCCAGGAGCAGCGCTTTGACGTGCGAGTACTG GGTATGGGTCTACTAATCAACCTTGTGGAGTATAGCTCCAGAAACCGCCACTGTCTGGTGGACATGGAGTACATAGTCGACGACACCTGTCTGGAAGACAGGCTGATGCAGCCTGCTGACCCAACACCATCGGACGCGGCGGCGGCGCCGGCACCGCCAAGCACAGCTGAGACTCAGGGAGAAGAGGCTGTCAAGCCCAGGGCCTCCGGTGCTTTGGCTGCTCTGGTGCAG TTCTTCCTGGAGAGGGAGCGCGCTGCCATCTTGGCTGAGGCTAAAACTGACGACATCATCACCGAAGCACCCAAACCGGCACTGGACCAAAGCGGAGAGTGGCAGGAGACGTCGGGAGAGATCCAGTGGGTGGCAGCCGAACCCACCGACGGCCAAACTGAGAACAAAGATaatgagaagaaagaggaggaggatgaagagctgGATCTAAATAAAG CTCTGCAGCATGCAGGCAAGCATATGGAGGACAGCATTGTTGCCTCTTACACCGCTCTGCTGCTGGGCTGCCTGTGCCAGGGAAGCCAG ATCAATGTGACTACTGTGAGAGAGAACCTACCTAAAGGGGATTTCTCCATCATGACAGAAATGCTGAAGAAGTTCCTGAGTTTCATGAACCTCACT TGTGCGATGGGCACCACGGGACAGAAGTCCATCACGCGGGTCATCGACTACCTGGAGCACTGTTAA